In the Bacillota bacterium LX-D genome, one interval contains:
- a CDS encoding YigZ family protein, translating to MLDEYKTVARSAVVKAVINRSEFIAHVQEVDSEKEAKSFIADVKEKHKQATHNCSAYSIGLGTKEIIFSDDNGEPSGTGGKPILGAIKSSGLTNCVVVVTRYFGGKKLGVRGLIDAYGGVAKDAIDQAGIVTKIISEPIAFNCSYADFNNVQYYLHKYDAQIIDSDYGADIKLKIKIRASLAQELAGILEQFGTIIK from the coding sequence ATGTTGGACGAATATAAAACAGTAGCTAGGTCTGCCGTCGTTAAGGCAGTGATTAACAGGTCAGAATTTATTGCTCATGTTCAAGAAGTAGATTCTGAAAAGGAAGCTAAAAGTTTCATCGCTGATGTTAAAGAAAAGCATAAGCAGGCAACTCACAATTGTTCTGCCTATAGCATAGGGCTAGGAACAAAGGAAATTATTTTTTCTGACGACAACGGAGAGCCAAGCGGCACCGGAGGCAAACCTATTTTAGGAGCCATTAAATCCTCGGGGCTGACCAATTGTGTGGTAGTTGTCACTCGCTATTTCGGCGGCAAAAAACTAGGGGTCCGGGGATTAATTGATGCCTATGGAGGGGTGGCCAAGGATGCAATAGACCAGGCGGGTATAGTGACTAAAATTATTTCTGAACCTATTGCCTTCAATTGCAGTTATGCAGACTTCAATAATGTTCAGTATTATTTGCATAAATATGACGCGCAAATAATCGATTCTGACTATGGTGCAGATATAAAATTAAAGATTAAAATTAGGGCAAGTCTTGCCCAGGAACTGGCAGGAATTTTGGAGCAATTTGGTACTATAATTAAATAA